Proteins encoded by one window of Rubinisphaera margarita:
- a CDS encoding DUF1592 domain-containing protein produces MMRLLPTMLFVSFLLPGTLFAKTKPEQFFAQNCVKCHGPEEQNGQVRLDIPVETLFANEELLERIAAVLEADEMPPEESPQPKPEAVAEIMDLLQKRILAQRPTNPLKRLTHAEYTNTIRDLFGVDFDFTGLLPPDHVERGFDKFGEAHLMSPHQVMAYLKTARFIAERVLPDAKPKTRTWEFDVRHFHGSKNFATGGGGDYRDGDDYVLTGFRPYRSNLHFSIDPEAHDQFVIPAFGVYRLEVKAHSEKSKEGEVIGINLGDGRHPTSFQMIRRIPMPRGSKGFTTELTLKAGDMLAFTFDSARVPGRSLAKKPHDGPAMRFSHMKVTGPLTEQWPTAAMKAILPKPNMKPAELVDHIALFLTQRPLVEEERKAFVEIARTQEKSGASMTATARSVLIALLTSPHFIYKSESSELTDVERAHRLSYFLWNSAPDAELLSAAKSGALRTDPSAQVERMLKDARAGRFIDDFTRQWLQLDKVDDFGPDVRVFKNVRRMTVDSMSREGRELFRYLLENDLSMEHFIDSDFVMVNDRLARFYGLPAVEGDDFVPVKLPEESERGGLVAQAGFLKLTSTDFATSPIHRGSWILKNLYNERIEPPADVLINEPDIRGTTTVREAILKHQQLESCSRCHSRIDPLGFALEHYDPVGRKRSEYRHVEVLPAELEGTTFTKKLKITTVPIDAAMKLPNGREVRDLPTLKAALMADRERILKGIVGKLISYAHGREVTRADRPHVDAVFESIAQEDFSLRAAIHVIVAHPAFGRK; encoded by the coding sequence ATGATGCGGCTGCTCCCGACCATGCTGTTCGTGAGTTTTCTCTTGCCGGGGACTCTTTTCGCAAAGACAAAACCAGAGCAGTTCTTTGCCCAGAACTGCGTCAAGTGCCATGGACCTGAAGAACAAAATGGCCAGGTCCGTCTGGACATCCCGGTGGAGACGCTGTTCGCCAATGAAGAGTTGCTGGAGAGAATTGCTGCTGTGCTTGAGGCGGACGAAATGCCGCCGGAAGAGTCGCCGCAACCTAAACCCGAAGCAGTCGCTGAGATCATGGATTTGCTGCAAAAGCGTATTCTCGCTCAGCGCCCGACCAATCCACTGAAGCGACTCACTCACGCTGAGTACACCAACACGATACGTGATCTCTTCGGCGTGGACTTTGATTTCACCGGTTTACTGCCGCCCGATCACGTGGAACGCGGCTTCGACAAGTTTGGCGAAGCCCACCTGATGTCACCGCATCAGGTCATGGCCTACCTCAAGACCGCACGCTTCATCGCCGAGCGGGTGTTGCCGGACGCCAAACCCAAGACGAGGACGTGGGAATTCGATGTGCGACATTTCCACGGCAGCAAAAACTTTGCAACCGGCGGGGGTGGGGATTACCGCGACGGGGATGACTATGTTCTTACGGGCTTTCGTCCTTACCGAAGCAATCTGCATTTCTCCATCGATCCGGAGGCGCACGATCAATTCGTGATTCCCGCTTTTGGGGTGTACCGGCTCGAAGTGAAGGCGCATTCGGAGAAATCGAAGGAAGGCGAGGTCATCGGGATCAATCTTGGTGACGGGCGTCACCCGACCAGCTTTCAGATGATCCGCCGGATCCCCATGCCGCGTGGCTCAAAAGGTTTTACGACCGAGCTCACCCTCAAAGCGGGCGACATGCTGGCCTTCACCTTCGATAGCGCCCGCGTGCCGGGCAGGAGCCTTGCAAAGAAACCGCACGATGGTCCCGCCATGCGGTTCTCCCATATGAAGGTGACCGGCCCGTTGACTGAGCAATGGCCAACCGCCGCGATGAAGGCCATTCTCCCAAAGCCGAACATGAAGCCGGCGGAGCTGGTCGATCATATTGCGTTGTTTCTCACGCAGCGGCCGCTGGTGGAGGAGGAGCGGAAAGCTTTCGTCGAGATCGCGCGAACCCAGGAGAAGTCGGGCGCATCGATGACCGCCACCGCCCGCAGCGTGCTGATCGCGCTGTTGACCTCTCCACACTTCATCTACAAGTCCGAGTCGTCTGAATTAACCGACGTGGAACGGGCTCACCGTCTGTCGTACTTCCTCTGGAACTCTGCCCCTGATGCCGAACTTCTCAGCGCTGCCAAGTCCGGAGCCCTGCGCACGGATCCATCCGCCCAGGTGGAGCGGATGCTCAAGGACGCCAGGGCGGGACGATTCATTGACGACTTTACCCGCCAGTGGCTGCAGCTCGACAAGGTGGACGACTTCGGGCCGGACGTCCGTGTGTTCAAGAATGTGCGCCGCATGACGGTCGATTCCATGAGCCGCGAAGGCCGCGAGCTTTTCCGCTACCTGCTCGAGAACGACCTGAGCATGGAACACTTCATCGACTCGGATTTCGTCATGGTCAATGACCGCCTGGCTCGCTTCTACGGCTTGCCCGCCGTCGAGGGTGATGACTTCGTGCCGGTCAAACTTCCTGAGGAAAGCGAACGTGGTGGGCTCGTGGCTCAGGCCGGTTTCCTCAAGCTCACCTCCACCGATTTCGCCACATCACCGATCCATCGGGGCTCGTGGATTCTCAAGAATCTCTACAACGAACGCATCGAACCGCCCGCTGACGTGTTGATCAATGAGCCGGACATCCGGGGGACCACCACCGTCCGCGAAGCCATTCTCAAGCATCAACAGCTTGAAAGCTGCTCCCGCTGCCATTCAAGGATCGATCCCCTGGGGTTCGCCCTGGAACACTACGACCCGGTTGGGCGTAAGCGGAGCGAGTATCGCCATGTGGAAGTACTCCCTGCCGAGCTGGAGGGAACGACGTTCACGAAGAAACTCAAAATTACCACGGTGCCGATTGATGCCGCTATGAAACTACCAAACGGCCGCGAGGTGCGTGACCTCCCCACGCTCAAGGCCGCTCTGATGGCTGACAGGGAACGCATCCTGAAAGGCATCGTTGGGAAACTCATCAGCTATGCCCATGGCCGCGAAGTCACCCGGGCCGACCGTCCGCATGTCGACGCAGTCTTCGAGTCGATTGCGCAAGAGGACTTCTCACTTCGCGCCGCCATCCACGTCATCGTCGCCCACCCTGCATTCGGTCGGAAATAA